Proteins from a single region of Chryseobacterium scophthalmum:
- a CDS encoding tetratricopeptide repeat-containing sensor histidine kinase, producing MKNHLITICIFLSTYVQSQQLIPLNEKSYSDSLKTVVNSKIDNNAKANSYFLLSNFYRNTDSLLSKSYLEKGKALSEKTPLNTAKYHYYEGWHFLESNKEKAAVSFQKAIQEFSKIKTEEADFYIASSWYNYGVTQKNKEGYPFLVKILVEKSIPQIEKYKHHKTLGQFYSQLAIILTYNAEFAKAFEYNTKAIKILEKNAPHSPELFFAYLNTASNFCYQAKGDEAKKYLDKAEKLIQPYPESSSNASFYYGKTLYFITKQKNEEALPMIEKGLVYAKRSNQNLLTQMFYMNKYDILRKQNKLNEAKNVLENILSEKTLIIDANNRKAFYNQLSSLNEQMGNLKEALIWEKKYSKLNDSLNSENVKLELNTLETKFRTAEKQKEIANLNTEKAQKELEINKKNQYLWLLVFASLFLLILIISIYFYTKKLAKEKEINHSQKLKEIAQQEELKITKAILEGEEKERERVGKDLHDGLGGMLAGVKINFSAWASQNLEPEKKQNFNGILNQLDHSVTELRNIARNLMPESLLKFGLETALKDLSEFYTRKDLHIDFQSIDINTNFPLAVQINIFRIVQEILANAVKHSEAENILLQCSQSEEVFLITIEDDGKGFSQDSSPTKSMGLHNLKTRVDYLKGKMEINSDDEGTAINIELNTHAIS from the coding sequence ATGAAGAATCACCTCATCACCATTTGTATATTTTTATCTACTTATGTACAATCTCAGCAACTCATTCCGCTGAATGAGAAAAGCTATTCAGACAGTCTGAAAACTGTTGTAAACAGCAAAATTGACAACAACGCCAAAGCGAATTCATATTTCTTATTATCAAACTTTTACAGAAATACAGATTCTCTTTTAAGTAAAAGCTATTTAGAAAAAGGGAAAGCTTTAAGTGAGAAAACACCTTTAAATACAGCAAAATATCATTATTATGAAGGTTGGCATTTTTTAGAAAGCAACAAAGAAAAAGCAGCAGTCTCATTTCAAAAAGCCATACAGGAATTTTCTAAAATTAAAACTGAAGAAGCCGATTTCTACATCGCTTCATCGTGGTACAACTATGGCGTTACCCAGAAAAACAAAGAAGGTTACCCTTTTTTGGTAAAAATTTTGGTTGAAAAAAGCATTCCGCAGATTGAAAAATACAAGCATCATAAAACTTTAGGTCAATTCTATTCTCAGCTTGCCATCATTCTTACGTATAATGCCGAGTTTGCAAAAGCCTTTGAATACAATACAAAAGCGATTAAAATATTAGAAAAAAATGCGCCACATTCTCCAGAATTGTTTTTTGCTTACCTCAACACAGCAAGTAATTTCTGTTACCAGGCAAAAGGTGATGAAGCCAAAAAATATTTAGACAAAGCCGAAAAACTTATTCAGCCTTATCCGGAATCTTCTTCCAATGCTTCTTTCTATTATGGAAAGACACTTTATTTTATTACTAAACAGAAAAATGAAGAAGCACTTCCAATGATTGAAAAAGGTTTGGTTTATGCTAAAAGATCTAACCAAAATCTGTTAACTCAGATGTTTTATATGAATAAATATGATATTTTAAGGAAGCAGAATAAACTGAATGAAGCGAAAAACGTTCTAGAAAATATCTTATCCGAAAAGACACTCATTATTGATGCCAACAACAGAAAAGCTTTTTACAACCAGCTTTCAAGCCTTAATGAACAAATGGGCAATCTGAAAGAAGCTTTGATCTGGGAAAAGAAATATTCAAAATTAAATGACAGCTTAAATTCTGAAAATGTAAAGCTGGAACTCAATACACTGGAAACAAAATTTAGAACTGCAGAAAAGCAAAAAGAAATCGCCAATCTCAACACTGAAAAAGCACAAAAAGAACTGGAGATCAACAAGAAAAACCAATATTTATGGCTATTGGTTTTTGCATCACTATTCCTTCTTATTTTAATTATTTCCATTTATTTCTACACTAAAAAATTAGCCAAAGAAAAAGAAATCAACCATTCTCAGAAGCTGAAAGAAATCGCGCAACAGGAAGAATTAAAAATAACAAAAGCAATTCTGGAAGGTGAAGAAAAAGAAAGAGAAAGAGTGGGAAAAGACCTTCATGACGGACTTGGAGGAATGCTTGCCGGAGTGAAAATAAATTTTTCAGCTTGGGCTTCACAAAATTTAGAACCAGAAAAAAAACAAAACTTCAACGGAATTTTAAATCAACTGGATCATTCGGTGACCGAGCTTAGAAATATTGCAAGAAATCTGATGCCCGAATCTCTTTTAAAATTTGGTTTAGAAACCGCTTTAAAAGATTTGTCTGAATTTTACACCAGAAAAGATTTGCATATTGACTTTCAGTCTATTGATATTAACACCAATTTTCCTTTGGCGGTACAGATCAATATATTCAGGATCGTACAGGAAATTCTGGCCAATGCCGTGAAACATTCTGAAGCAGAAAACATATTGCTACAATGCTCTCAATCTGAGGAAGTATTTTTAATTACAATTGAAGATGATGGCAAAGGTTTTTCACAAGATTCTTCACCAACAAAAAGTATGGGACTTCATAATCTCAAAACCCGCGTGGATTATTTAAAAGGTAAAATGGAGATCAATTCCGATGATGAAGGAACGGCAATTAATATAGAACTCAACACCCATGCAATCTCATAA
- a CDS encoding response regulator transcription factor has product MQSHKINIVIVDDHPIVIEGLKIMLSDKPFFHIAKTFTNGGEVIQFIKSNEVDIILLDISLPDISGIQLCEEIKKISPNTSVIMFSNRSERSIIMQCIQNGASGYLLKNVSLEELMECFHGALSGNIVFCNETKNIISKPSPQELTTTPRLTKREKQILQFLAKGKTSNEIADELFLSPLTVDTHRKNLLQKFSAKNSAELVHIAVQQNMILE; this is encoded by the coding sequence ATGCAATCTCATAAAATCAACATCGTCATTGTAGATGACCATCCTATCGTTATTGAAGGGTTGAAAATCATGTTATCTGACAAGCCTTTTTTTCACATTGCAAAAACGTTTACAAACGGTGGTGAAGTCATTCAGTTTATTAAATCTAATGAAGTAGATATTATTCTGCTCGATATTTCTTTACCCGACATCAGCGGAATTCAGCTATGTGAAGAAATCAAAAAAATATCTCCGAATACCTCCGTCATTATGTTCAGTAACCGTTCCGAAAGGAGCATTATCATGCAGTGTATACAAAACGGAGCCAGCGGTTATTTATTGAAAAATGTTTCTTTGGAAGAATTAATGGAATGTTTTCACGGCGCCCTTTCCGGAAATATTGTCTTCTGTAACGAAACCAAAAACATCATCAGTAAACCTTCGCCGCAGGAATTGACCACTACTCCACGCTTAACAAAACGCGAGAAACAGATCCTGCAGTTTTTAGCAAAAGGAAAAACAAGCAATGAGATTGCAGACGAACTTTTTTTAAGCCCATTAACTGTTGATACCCACCGTAAAAATTTACTTCAGAAGTTTAGTGCTAAAAATTCGGCTGAGCTTGTGCATATTGCGGTACAGCAGAATATGATCTTGGAATAA
- a CDS encoding DHA2 family efflux MFS transporter permease subunit, with product MQDSLVEYGARRVIITITAILCALLEIVDSTIVNVALNEMKGNMGATLSEVGWVITAYAIGNVIVVPMTSWLSQQFGRRNYFAASIIIFTIFSFLCGNAENIWELVFFRLCQGIGGGALLVTSQTIITESYPVEKRSMAQAIYGLGVIIGPTLGPPLGGYIVDNYSWPYIFYINIPIGIAATLMTLQFVKSPKFSEKRKASDVDWLGIALLALTVGSLQFILERGHEEDWFESGMIVTFTTTAVLGFVLFLWRELTFKYPIVELRVLKNGNLRIGTVMSFVLGFGLYGSTFIVPLYTQSILGWTALQSGALMIPAALTTAFMMPIIGRLLSKGAKQQILVSLGLFIFFVYSFWGYKILTPDTSKEAFFWMLIVRGMGLGLLFIPITSLSLSTLKGQEIGQGAAFTGMMRQLGGSFGIAAITTFIANASQKYRLNLISHLDSDSFDVQQRLAALKANFIAKGMTPDAAMNAAYKVLDMTVTKQATVLSYMDVFLYLGVAFLICIPFILFIRERKSKEKIDLSEAMH from the coding sequence ATGCAAGATTCATTAGTAGAATATGGAGCCCGAAGAGTAATCATTACGATTACAGCGATTCTTTGTGCTTTGCTAGAAATTGTGGATTCCACGATTGTAAATGTTGCCCTCAACGAAATGAAGGGAAACATGGGTGCCACACTTTCTGAAGTGGGTTGGGTAATCACAGCATATGCTATTGGTAACGTTATTGTTGTACCTATGACGAGCTGGCTTTCGCAGCAGTTCGGAAGAAGAAATTATTTTGCAGCATCCATTATTATATTTACCATATTTTCATTTCTATGTGGAAATGCCGAAAATATTTGGGAGTTGGTGTTCTTCAGATTATGTCAGGGAATTGGCGGTGGAGCGTTGCTCGTAACTTCGCAAACGATTATTACCGAATCTTATCCGGTTGAAAAACGTAGCATGGCGCAGGCAATTTACGGTTTGGGAGTAATTATTGGTCCTACTTTGGGTCCACCATTGGGAGGTTATATCGTTGATAATTACAGTTGGCCATATATTTTTTACATCAATATTCCAATTGGTATTGCAGCAACATTAATGACTTTACAGTTTGTGAAAAGCCCGAAATTTTCTGAGAAAAGAAAAGCTTCAGATGTCGACTGGCTCGGAATTGCTTTACTGGCATTAACCGTAGGATCTTTACAGTTCATTCTGGAAAGAGGTCATGAAGAAGACTGGTTTGAAAGCGGAATGATTGTAACATTTACGACTACTGCAGTTTTAGGATTTGTATTATTCCTCTGGCGAGAGCTCACCTTTAAATATCCGATTGTGGAACTCCGAGTTTTAAAGAACGGAAATCTGAGGATCGGAACCGTGATGTCCTTCGTTTTAGGATTCGGTTTATATGGTTCAACGTTTATTGTTCCTTTATATACGCAGAGTATTTTGGGTTGGACGGCGCTTCAGTCAGGAGCATTAATGATTCCGGCGGCGCTAACAACAGCTTTCATGATGCCGATCATCGGAAGATTGCTTTCAAAAGGTGCAAAACAGCAGATCTTGGTTTCCTTGGGATTATTTATCTTCTTTGTTTACAGTTTCTGGGGGTACAAAATTCTGACACCAGATACGAGTAAAGAAGCCTTTTTCTGGATGCTGATCGTACGAGGAATGGGACTTGGTTTATTGTTTATTCCAATTACATCTTTGTCATTAAGTACATTAAAAGGTCAGGAAATTGGACAGGGAGCGGCTTTTACAGGAATGATGAGACAGCTTGGTGGTTCTTTTGGGATTGCAGCCATCACCACATTTATAGCGAACGCCAGTCAGAAATACAGGTTGAATTTAATATCCCATCTCGACAGTGACAGCTTTGATGTTCAGCAGAGATTGGCAGCTTTAAAAGCTAATTTTATCGCTAAAGGAATGACTCCTGATGCAGCTATGAATGCCGCTTACAAAGTTTTAGATATGACCGTCACCAAACAGGCAACCGTTTTATCTTACATGGATGTTTTCCTTTATCTTGGTGTAGCGTTCTTGATATGTATTCCGTTTATTCTATTTATCAGAGAACGGAAAAGCAAAGAAAAAATAGATTTGAGTGAAGCAATGCACTAA
- a CDS encoding HlyD family secretion protein, with translation MENNNNQVTEPKKKKSLVFPIILAVVVIGGGIFGYRSYTYGQFHEETDDAQIASNMNPVISKISGYVAEVKVKDNQFVKKGDTLVILDNKDQKMALEQAQAALSTAKSNISSAQSSTNATSKNISSSQAAVATANAQIEAAKVNVWKTAQDLKRYSVLVKDHSITEQQYEQALAAKQSADKQLQVLVDTRNQIAQQTGIASSQTEASSQQISVAGSVAKQREVDVESAKLNLSYTVIVAPEDGFVGKVPIQAGQFLQAGAQLFSLVKNDQKWVIANFKETQVAKMVEGQKVKIEIDAFPDTEFDGVVSSFSPATGSTFSILPPDNASGNFVKVVQRLPIKIDFVKLDPNIAKRLRTGMNVKAEVSLK, from the coding sequence ATGGAAAATAACAATAATCAAGTAACTGAACCGAAAAAGAAAAAAAGTTTAGTTTTTCCGATCATTTTAGCCGTAGTAGTAATCGGGGGCGGAATTTTCGGTTACAGATCTTACACTTACGGTCAGTTTCACGAAGAAACGGATGATGCTCAAATCGCTTCTAATATGAACCCTGTAATTTCTAAAATCTCAGGATATGTAGCAGAAGTAAAAGTAAAAGACAACCAGTTTGTAAAAAAAGGTGATACACTCGTTATTTTAGATAATAAAGATCAGAAAATGGCTTTAGAGCAAGCTCAGGCAGCTTTGTCAACCGCAAAAAGCAATATTTCATCTGCTCAGTCTTCTACCAATGCAACTTCAAAAAATATTAGCAGCTCACAAGCAGCTGTAGCAACAGCAAATGCACAAATTGAAGCGGCAAAAGTAAACGTTTGGAAAACAGCTCAGGATTTAAAAAGATATTCAGTTCTTGTAAAAGATCATTCAATTACAGAACAGCAGTACGAACAGGCTTTAGCAGCAAAGCAGTCTGCAGATAAACAATTGCAGGTTTTAGTAGATACAAGAAACCAGATTGCACAACAAACAGGAATTGCTTCTTCACAAACAGAAGCAAGCTCTCAACAGATTTCAGTTGCCGGTTCGGTAGCGAAACAGAGAGAAGTTGATGTAGAAAGTGCAAAATTAAATCTTTCTTATACGGTTATCGTAGCTCCGGAAGATGGTTTTGTCGGGAAAGTTCCTATTCAGGCAGGTCAGTTTTTACAGGCAGGTGCACAATTATTTAGCTTGGTTAAAAATGATCAGAAATGGGTAATTGCCAATTTTAAAGAAACTCAGGTTGCCAAAATGGTTGAAGGACAAAAAGTGAAAATAGAAATTGATGCTTTTCCTGATACAGAATTTGACGGTGTAGTAAGCTCATTTTCTCCGGCAACAGGATCTACATTCTCTATTTTGCCTCCGGATAATGCAAGCGGAAACTTTGTAAAAGTTGTACAGAGACTTCCTATAAAAATCGATTTTGTAAAACTTGATCCAAACATTGCAAAAAGATTAAGAACAGGGATGAATGTGAAAGCAGAAGTTTCTTTAAAATAA
- a CDS encoding TolC family protein, which translates to MKRINNSAIVLSLFVGMMYTNAQEKKQLSLDEAVQLGIQNSKSLKIDAAKIEEATADLLEAKNRQLPELKVSGSYMYLPIKPNIDLKLPGVSAAGGPEVHQVAYGSANLSVPIYSGGRIKYGIQSAKYLVEASKLSTENDKIAIAYNVAQAYNNLFKANQSIKVLEENLTASQKRDETFLKLENNGVIARNDRLKANLQTSNIELQLLEAKNNYNIANINMDLLLGLPETTEIEVDKNYVDESDDVKPVSFYLNEARENRKDLQALDQQRKAAELGTKSAKAENLPSIAFTGGYVAADIPKFLTIYNAVNVGVGISYNLSNLWKENSALKQSKAREMQLSATNELLNDNIKLDVNREYQNSDYSKKRITVFEKAAVQANENYRITKNKYDNGLATMTELLDADAAQIAANVGVINAKADAALAYRKLLQTTGTLTIK; encoded by the coding sequence ATGAAGAGAATAAATAACTCAGCTATTGTACTGTCCCTTTTCGTAGGAATGATGTACACCAATGCTCAGGAGAAAAAACAGTTAAGTCTTGATGAGGCGGTACAGTTGGGAATCCAGAACAGTAAAAGTTTAAAAATAGATGCTGCCAAAATAGAAGAAGCTACAGCCGATCTTTTGGAAGCAAAAAACAGACAGCTTCCGGAATTGAAAGTTTCGGGGAGTTATATGTATCTTCCGATAAAACCGAACATCGATCTGAAACTTCCAGGAGTTTCTGCAGCAGGAGGACCGGAAGTTCATCAGGTTGCCTATGGTTCGGCAAATCTTAGCGTTCCTATTTACAGCGGTGGAAGAATAAAATACGGAATTCAGTCTGCAAAATATTTGGTGGAAGCATCAAAACTGAGCACTGAAAATGATAAAATTGCCATTGCATATAATGTAGCTCAGGCTTATAATAACTTATTTAAAGCCAACCAATCGATTAAAGTTTTAGAAGAAAATCTTACGGCTTCTCAAAAAAGAGACGAAACTTTTCTTAAGCTTGAAAACAACGGAGTGATTGCAAGAAATGACCGTTTGAAAGCAAATCTTCAGACTTCAAATATAGAACTGCAGTTATTAGAAGCTAAAAACAATTACAACATTGCCAATATCAATATGGATTTGCTTCTTGGTCTTCCGGAAACTACGGAGATTGAGGTGGATAAAAACTATGTTGATGAATCTGATGATGTAAAACCTGTTAGTTTTTATCTGAATGAAGCGAGAGAAAACCGTAAAGATCTTCAAGCTTTAGATCAGCAAAGAAAAGCCGCAGAATTGGGAACGAAATCTGCAAAAGCAGAAAATCTTCCTTCTATTGCATTTACAGGAGGTTATGTTGCTGCAGATATTCCGAAATTTTTAACGATTTATAATGCCGTGAATGTTGGAGTAGGAATTTCTTACAATCTATCAAACCTTTGGAAAGAAAATTCAGCTTTGAAGCAGTCTAAAGCTAGAGAAATGCAATTGTCTGCAACCAACGAACTGTTGAACGATAATATTAAATTAGATGTCAACAGAGAATATCAGAATTCAGATTATTCTAAAAAAAGAATTACAGTTTTCGAAAAAGCAGCGGTACAAGCTAACGAAAACTACAGAATTACAAAAAACAAATATGATAACGGTCTTGCAACCATGACAGAATTATTGGATGCAGATGCGGCTCAGATTGCTGCCAATGTTGGCGTTATCAATGCAAAAGCAGATGCTGCATTAGCGTATAGAAAACTATTGCAGACTACAGGAACTTTAACAATCAAATAA
- a CDS encoding TetR/AcrR family transcriptional regulator: protein MISKEENILFAAEKLFAENGFQGTSTREISKAANVNISMISYYFGSKEKLYEKLVEYRMNEGQFFSKDILERTDINEWEKIERIVDQFAGRVRHHKCFYRIMQREQLHTENPQIVEFLKETKMSFISMYSKILESGIQKGIFTKNPPIYLLHSTVSGTLFYASNAKGMYKEFLNNTEDEEAFEEKYYSELKKHIKHILKDLLGYEENK from the coding sequence ATGATTTCAAAAGAAGAAAATATATTATTCGCTGCAGAAAAACTATTTGCGGAAAATGGTTTTCAGGGAACTTCTACAAGAGAGATTTCTAAAGCTGCCAATGTAAATATTTCAATGATTTCTTATTATTTCGGTTCTAAAGAAAAGCTTTATGAGAAATTGGTGGAGTACAGGATGAATGAAGGACAGTTTTTTTCTAAAGATATTTTAGAAAGAACAGATATTAATGAATGGGAAAAGATTGAAAGAATTGTTGATCAGTTTGCTGGCAGAGTAAGGCATCACAAATGCTTTTACAGAATTATGCAGAGAGAGCAGCTTCATACAGAAAATCCTCAGATTGTGGAATTTTTAAAGGAAACTAAAATGAGTTTCATTTCCATGTATTCCAAAATTCTGGAAAGCGGAATTCAGAAAGGAATTTTCACCAAAAACCCTCCCATTTATTTATTACATTCTACCGTAAGCGGAACGTTGTTTTACGCATCAAATGCCAAAGGTATGTATAAAGAATTTCTTAATAATACTGAAGATGAGGAAGCTTTTGAGGAAAAATATTATTCAGAACTCAAGAAACATATAAAACATATTTTAAAAGACCTTTTAGGTTATGAAGAGAATAAATAA
- a CDS encoding DNA polymerase III subunit has product MNWENIAGQENLKKLLQDSITENRVSHAQLFIGKEGYGTMPLVLAYAKEILKGENEHAASKVEHLNHLDLHFSFPVFTDNRNSLSKNKFEEFREMILDFPYASFDDWTAVLESENKQFFISADEIDEQNQKFSLKSFEGGTKILIVWRADKMNTAASNKFLKFLEEPPAKTIILLTAESSDDILPTILSRTQLIEVPRINDEDLEVYLKNKFNISDEKGKEVVHQSQGNLNDAVKFLSSQDKNPEFEKLFVQWVRDAFMVKKKPEYLKNIIIWAKEIAGWNREKQKNFLNYASEIFRLALLQNYQSEELVYKKIDANGFNWAGFSKYISGANIINILEEINTADLHLTRNGNPKIVWTDLGIKLSRYIHKS; this is encoded by the coding sequence ATGAATTGGGAAAACATCGCCGGACAAGAAAATCTTAAAAAACTTCTTCAAGACAGCATCACCGAAAACCGAGTAAGCCACGCCCAGCTTTTCATAGGAAAAGAAGGCTACGGAACGATGCCTTTGGTTTTAGCGTATGCAAAAGAAATATTAAAAGGTGAAAATGAGCATGCTGCATCAAAAGTAGAACATCTTAATCACTTAGATTTACACTTCAGCTTTCCTGTTTTTACCGATAACAGAAACTCATTAAGCAAAAATAAATTTGAGGAATTCAGAGAAATGATCTTAGATTTTCCTTACGCGAGTTTTGACGATTGGACTGCCGTTCTGGAATCTGAAAATAAACAATTTTTTATTTCTGCAGATGAAATAGATGAGCAAAATCAAAAATTTTCTTTAAAAAGTTTTGAAGGCGGAACTAAAATTCTCATCGTTTGGCGTGCTGATAAAATGAATACAGCGGCATCCAACAAGTTTCTTAAATTTTTGGAAGAACCGCCAGCAAAAACAATTATTCTTTTAACGGCAGAAAGCAGTGACGATATTTTACCAACGATTTTATCAAGAACGCAGCTGATTGAAGTTCCAAGAATCAATGATGAAGATTTGGAAGTTTATTTAAAAAATAAATTTAATATTTCAGATGAAAAAGGGAAGGAGGTTGTGCATCAGTCACAAGGAAATCTCAATGATGCCGTAAAATTTCTAAGTTCACAAGATAAAAATCCGGAGTTTGAAAAGCTATTTGTACAGTGGGTTCGTGATGCATTTATGGTAAAAAAGAAACCGGAATATCTTAAAAACATCATTATTTGGGCAAAAGAAATTGCAGGCTGGAACAGAGAAAAGCAAAAAAACTTTCTCAACTATGCCTCAGAAATTTTCAGATTGGCTTTATTGCAAAATTATCAGTCTGAAGAATTGGTGTACAAAAAGATTGATGCCAATGGTTTCAACTGGGCTGGTTTTTCAAAATACATCAGTGGTGCAAATATTATTAATATTTTAGAAGAAATAAATACTGCCGATTTACATCTTACAAGAAACGGTAATCCTAAAATTGTATGGACAGATTTGGGAATTAAATTATCAAGATATATTCACAAGAGTTAA